Proteins co-encoded in one Alphaproteobacteria bacterium PA2 genomic window:
- a CDS encoding DNA polymerase III subunit alpha has product MSGTDGFVHLRVRSAYSLLEGAIKAEGIAKLAVAAEMPAVALTDRANLFGALEFSVLSKDAGVQPIIGCLLPVTGIGGRAPERWAKTPTILLLVQNETGYLNLSRLSSHAFLEAEATEEPSVPWAMVAECAEGLLLLSGGPDGPVDPLYASGKTEEGDAALAAMQAVFGDRFYVELQRHGMHSQAVAEPDLVAFAYAHDAPLVATNDVYFATPDLYSAHEALLCIADGAFIGQEDRRKVTAEHWFKPASDMRALFADLPEACDNTIDIARRCAFMVEKRNPILPSFPTAEGRTEAEELEAQAREGLRARLASIELAKPEAAYWERLELEIGVIQSMGFSGYFLIVSDFMKWAVAHGIPVGPGRGSGAGSLVAWSLLITGLDPLRYGLFFERFLNPERVSMPDFDIDFCQERREEVIGYVQQRYGRDRVAQIITFGTLQARAVLRDVGRVLQMPLGQVDRLAKMVPANPANPVTLAKAIEIEPRLRQAKEDDEAVAQLLEIALKLEGLYRNASTHAAGVVIGDRPLTELSPLYRDPRSELPATQFNMKWVESAGLVKFDFLGLKTLTVIDRAMKHLAKRGADFVLEKLPLDDNKSYELMASGQTVGVFQLEGQGMRDTLRQLRPNSLEEVTALISLYRPGPMDSIPAYVDVKAGRKPMNVYHPLLEPVLADTYGVIVYQEQVMSIARLMAGYSLGEADLLRRAMGKKKKEEMDKQWERFSSGAAERGVPADLAQTLFDLMSKFSGYGFNKGHAAPYALIGYQTAWLKANTPVEFFAASMSLDISNTDKLAVFYQDAKRFGVPVRAPDVNLSSADFDVLDGQVLYALGGIRNVGLQAMEHLVEVRREGGPFRDIFDFVERIDPRQVNKRTFETLARAGAFDSIHPNRAQIFASADSLVAYGQSMAAERQSAQGSLFGGDQLEAQRPRLPKVDSWTPTQRLDEELAAVGFYLSGHPLDDMVTALRRKRTDLLADVIPKAEAGAEAFRMAGVVRRRQERASQSSGEKFAFVTLSDPTGEYEVLFPPESLRKCRDILEPGRAVCIKVRAKARDGEVRFFGDDAEPVEKAIENAVAGLRVHVTPRSAEIDALKARLEGVSNNRGGEIILVAAIDGGREVELKLPGRFTLDGAVRGAIKTSPGVVFVEDL; this is encoded by the coding sequence GTCCGCCTATTCCCTGCTGGAAGGGGCGATCAAGGCCGAAGGGATCGCCAAACTGGCGGTGGCGGCCGAAATGCCTGCTGTGGCCCTGACGGATAGGGCCAATCTGTTTGGGGCCCTGGAGTTTTCGGTCCTCTCCAAGGATGCCGGGGTCCAGCCGATTATCGGATGTCTGCTGCCGGTAACAGGTATTGGGGGGCGGGCGCCCGAGCGATGGGCGAAGACGCCGACCATTCTGCTCCTTGTCCAGAACGAGACCGGGTATCTCAATCTCTCCAGGCTTTCATCGCATGCCTTTCTGGAGGCCGAGGCGACGGAAGAGCCATCGGTTCCTTGGGCCATGGTTGCCGAGTGCGCCGAGGGACTGCTCCTGCTCTCGGGCGGGCCAGATGGTCCCGTTGATCCACTCTATGCCTCTGGCAAGACGGAGGAGGGCGACGCCGCGCTTGCCGCCATGCAGGCGGTTTTCGGCGACAGGTTCTATGTAGAACTCCAGCGTCACGGCATGCACAGTCAGGCAGTCGCGGAGCCTGATCTGGTAGCCTTCGCCTACGCGCATGATGCGCCACTCGTGGCGACCAACGACGTCTATTTCGCGACGCCGGATCTCTACAGCGCCCATGAGGCCCTGTTGTGTATCGCGGACGGCGCCTTCATCGGCCAGGAGGATCGCCGGAAGGTCACGGCGGAGCACTGGTTCAAGCCGGCTTCCGATATGCGCGCCCTGTTCGCGGACCTGCCCGAGGCCTGTGACAACACCATCGACATCGCCCGCCGCTGCGCCTTCATGGTTGAAAAGCGCAATCCGATCCTGCCCAGTTTTCCGACCGCAGAGGGACGAACCGAGGCGGAGGAACTTGAGGCCCAGGCAAGGGAAGGTCTGCGGGCCCGGCTGGCTTCCATAGAGCTCGCCAAGCCAGAGGCTGCGTACTGGGAGCGGCTGGAACTGGAGATCGGCGTCATCCAGTCCATGGGCTTTTCCGGTTACTTCCTGATCGTTTCGGATTTCATGAAGTGGGCCGTCGCCCATGGAATTCCGGTCGGTCCCGGACGGGGATCCGGCGCAGGCTCGCTGGTGGCCTGGAGCTTGCTGATCACCGGCCTGGACCCATTGAGGTATGGCCTCTTCTTCGAGCGCTTCCTCAATCCCGAGCGGGTCTCCATGCCCGACTTCGACATCGACTTCTGCCAGGAGCGGCGGGAAGAGGTGATCGGCTATGTCCAGCAGAGATATGGCCGTGACCGCGTGGCGCAGATCATCACCTTTGGCACCCTGCAGGCGCGGGCCGTGCTGAGAGACGTCGGACGCGTCCTGCAGATGCCCCTCGGACAGGTGGACCGGCTGGCCAAGATGGTGCCGGCCAATCCGGCCAATCCGGTCACCCTGGCCAAGGCCATCGAAATCGAACCCCGTCTGCGTCAGGCCAAGGAAGATGATGAGGCGGTCGCCCAGCTTCTGGAAATCGCCTTGAAACTGGAAGGGCTCTACCGGAACGCCTCCACCCACGCCGCAGGTGTGGTGATCGGCGACCGGCCACTGACCGAGTTGTCTCCCCTCTATCGTGATCCGCGCTCAGAGTTGCCGGCCACCCAGTTCAACATGAAATGGGTCGAAAGCGCCGGGTTGGTGAAGTTCGACTTCCTGGGCCTGAAAACCCTCACGGTCATCGACCGGGCCATGAAGCACCTGGCCAAGCGGGGCGCAGATTTCGTCCTCGAGAAGCTGCCGCTTGATGACAACAAGTCCTATGAGCTCATGGCTTCGGGCCAGACGGTCGGGGTCTTCCAGCTTGAAGGCCAGGGCATGCGCGACACCCTGCGTCAGCTGCGCCCCAACTCGCTGGAGGAAGTCACCGCGCTGATTTCCCTCTATCGGCCGGGCCCCATGGACTCCATTCCGGCCTATGTGGACGTCAAGGCCGGCCGCAAGCCGATGAACGTCTACCACCCGCTTCTGGAGCCTGTTCTGGCCGATACCTACGGGGTGATCGTCTATCAGGAACAGGTGATGAGCATTGCCCGCCTGATGGCCGGCTACAGCCTGGGTGAAGCCGACCTCCTTCGTCGCGCCATGGGCAAGAAGAAGAAGGAGGAGATGGATAAGCAGTGGGAGCGGTTCTCGTCCGGTGCGGCCGAGCGCGGCGTACCTGCAGACCTTGCCCAGACCCTCTTCGACCTGATGTCCAAGTTCTCGGGCTATGGCTTCAACAAGGGGCACGCGGCGCCCTACGCCCTGATCGGCTATCAGACCGCCTGGCTGAAGGCCAATACGCCGGTGGAGTTCTTCGCCGCGTCCATGAGCCTGGATATTTCCAACACCGACAAGCTGGCGGTCTTCTATCAGGACGCCAAGCGTTTCGGGGTTCCCGTGCGGGCGCCTGATGTCAATCTGAGCAGCGCCGACTTCGACGTGCTCGACGGTCAGGTTCTCTACGCCCTGGGCGGCATCCGAAATGTCGGCCTCCAGGCCATGGAGCATCTGGTGGAGGTGCGCCGTGAAGGTGGACCCTTCCGTGACATCTTCGACTTCGTCGAGCGTATCGACCCCCGGCAGGTGAACAAGCGCACCTTCGAGACCCTGGCTCGCGCAGGGGCTTTTGACTCAATCCACCCCAATCGCGCGCAGATCTTCGCCTCTGCCGACAGCCTTGTGGCCTACGGTCAGAGCATGGCGGCGGAACGGCAATCTGCCCAGGGCTCCCTGTTTGGCGGAGACCAGCTGGAAGCCCAGCGCCCGCGTCTGCCCAAGGTGGACTCCTGGACACCGACCCAGCGGCTGGATGAGGAGCTGGCGGCGGTAGGTTTCTACCTTTCCGGCCATCCTCTGGACGACATGGTGACGGCGCTGCGTCGCAAGCGCACCGACCTGCTGGCGGATGTGATTCCCAAGGCTGAAGCGGGCGCAGAGGCCTTCCGTATGGCGGGCGTTGTCCGTCGGCGGCAGGAGCGGGCCTCCCAGTCCAGCGGCGAGAAGTTCGCCTTCGTCACCCTTTCGGATCCGACCGGCGAGTATGAGGTGCTGTTCCCGCCGGAATCCCTGCGCAAATGTCGCGACATTCTCGAGCCGGGCCGTGCTGTCTGTATCAAGGTGCGGGCCAAGGCGAGGGACGGGGAGGTGCGGTTCTTTGGAGACGACGCCGAGCCTGTGGAAAAGGCTATCGAGAACGCGGTGGCGGGGCTGCGTGTCCATGTGACGCCGCGAAGCGCAGAGATTGACGCCCTCAAGGCCCGCCTGGAAGGGGTTTCAAACAACCGCGGGGGTGAGATCATTCTCGTCGCAGCCATAGATGGCGGACGGGAAGTCGAGCTGAAGCTGCCAGGGCGGTTTACCCTGGATGGGGCCGTTCGTGGCGCCATCAAGACCTCGCCCGGTGTGGTTTTCGTGGAAGACCTCTAG